In Firmicutes bacterium ASF500, a single genomic region encodes these proteins:
- the insK gene encoding Putative transposase InsK for insertion sequence element IS150 yields MQLHSVQGFQYTSQGYFNLTQEYGITPSMSRCGNCYDNAMAENFFSILKTECIYRHKIGTFQQAKELIDDFIYFYNHERIQLKTGESPLAQRLSA; encoded by the coding sequence TTGCAGCTCCACAGCGTCCAGGGGTTCCAGTACACTTCACAGGGGTACTTCAACCTGACACAAGAATACGGTATTACTCCGTCCATGTCAAGATGTGGAAACTGCTATGATAACGCTATGGCTGAAAATTTCTTCTCTATCCTCAAAACTGAGTGCATTTACCGGCATAAAATCGGGACTTTTCAGCAAGCCAAAGAACTGATTGACGATTTTATTTATTTCTATAACCACGAGCGCATCCAGTTGAAAACGGGAGAGTCGCCGCTTGCGCAACGCCTCTCCGCATAA
- a CDS encoding IS1182 family transposase ISBcl1 has translation MLERGKNERGVIEIVDTESLVPPEHLLRQVDAAVDFEKLYKIVEASYSKEEGRRSIDPVVLFKIVLLQHLDGNTSLRGTLRRAQTDVAYRWFLRYTLSEELPHFSTVSYNFRHRYTPETIELVFQWILEEAGSAGALTPAAVFIDGTHIKASANLKKKMKQEVPAAAKRYQEELLAEVNADREAHGKKPLDDEEEPPKAGGKKQDNTSKKKQSRRKKEAKKQKTITVSTTDPESGMFHKGEHERCFAYEAHTACDKSGYVLETVVTPGNVHDSVAFDDVYDKLIQSFPEVETVVADAAYKTPHICKKVFRDGRVLSTAYKRPTTMKGGHPWWSYVYDEYYDCVICPEYHILSYRTTNRDGYREYRSDPKICAQCPTRHLCTKSKSFVKTVLRHIWKGYEELADDARYTPEYKQLYARRKETIERVFADAKEKHAMRYTVYRGLAQVSNWVRLKFAAMNLKKLARWKARKRFAPPSSTPSSYILFLINVVACLASLPDKPFFDKLRQG, from the coding sequence ATGTTGGAGCGAGGGAAAAATGAGCGAGGGGTCATAGAAATAGTGGACACAGAAAGCCTGGTGCCGCCCGAACATCTATTGCGGCAGGTGGATGCAGCGGTAGATTTCGAGAAATTGTACAAAATCGTGGAGGCGTCGTACAGCAAAGAAGAGGGCCGGCGGAGCATCGACCCAGTGGTGCTGTTCAAAATCGTATTGCTGCAGCATTTGGATGGGAATACCTCTTTGCGGGGAACGCTGCGCAGAGCGCAGACAGATGTAGCATACCGGTGGTTTCTGCGATACACGCTGAGTGAGGAGCTGCCCCATTTTTCCACGGTGAGCTACAACTTCCGGCACCGGTACACTCCGGAAACGATAGAGTTGGTGTTTCAGTGGATATTGGAGGAGGCGGGCAGTGCGGGAGCACTGACCCCGGCGGCGGTATTTATAGATGGGACACACATCAAAGCCAGCGCAAATCTGAAGAAGAAAATGAAGCAGGAGGTACCAGCAGCGGCAAAACGATACCAGGAAGAACTGCTGGCGGAAGTGAACGCGGACCGGGAGGCTCATGGAAAAAAGCCACTGGATGATGAAGAAGAACCACCCAAAGCTGGAGGGAAGAAACAGGACAACACCTCAAAAAAGAAGCAGAGCCGGAGGAAGAAAGAGGCGAAAAAGCAGAAAACAATAACGGTATCCACCACAGACCCGGAGAGTGGAATGTTCCACAAAGGGGAGCACGAGCGGTGCTTTGCTTATGAGGCCCATACCGCCTGTGACAAGAGCGGTTACGTATTGGAAACAGTGGTCACCCCCGGAAATGTCCATGACAGCGTGGCGTTTGACGATGTTTACGACAAATTGATTCAATCGTTTCCAGAGGTGGAAACAGTGGTGGCAGATGCCGCCTACAAGACCCCGCATATTTGCAAAAAGGTATTTCGAGATGGCCGGGTATTGTCTACAGCCTACAAGCGGCCCACGACGATGAAGGGTGGACATCCCTGGTGGTCTTACGTCTACGATGAATATTATGACTGCGTGATCTGCCCAGAATACCACATCCTGTCCTACCGCACCACCAACCGGGATGGATACCGTGAATACCGCAGCGATCCGAAAATTTGTGCCCAGTGCCCCACCCGGCATTTATGTACAAAATCCAAAAGCTTCGTAAAGACTGTCCTGCGGCACATCTGGAAGGGCTATGAAGAACTGGCCGATGATGCCAGGTACACCCCGGAGTACAAGCAGCTCTATGCAAGGCGCAAAGAGACCATTGAGCGAGTTTTTGCCGATGCAAAAGAAAAACACGCCATGCGCTATACCGTTTACCGTGGTCTGGCCCAGGTTTCCAACTGGGTGAGGCTTAAATTTGCTGCCATGAACCTCAAAAAGTTGGCAAGATGGAAAGCCAGAAAGCGCTTTGCTCCGCCTTCCTCCACACCCTCCTCCTACATTTTATTCCTCATTAACGTTGTGGCCTGTCTGGCTTCATTACCAGACAAGCCATTTTTCGACAAGCTGAGGCAGGGGTAG
- the artM gene encoding Arginine transport ATP-binding protein ArtM: protein MIDVKNLSKSFGDHLVLDNISEHIAPGEKVVVIGPSGSGKSTFLRCLNLLETPTAGTITFENTVITDPKVKIDKVRQQMGMVFQHFNLFPNMTIRRNITLAPVRTGLMKQGEADELASQLLQRVDLSDKADAYPNQLSGGQKQRIAIVRALAMKPKVMLFDEPTSALDPEMVGEVLDVMKELAQEGMTMVVVTHEMGFAREVGSRVLFMDGGHILEQNTPKEFFDHPQNPRTQLFLSKVL from the coding sequence GTGATCGACGTTAAAAACCTGTCCAAGTCCTTCGGGGACCACCTGGTTCTGGACAACATCTCCGAGCACATCGCTCCAGGGGAAAAGGTGGTGGTGATCGGCCCCTCCGGGTCGGGCAAATCCACCTTCCTGCGCTGCCTCAACCTGCTGGAGACCCCCACGGCGGGGACTATCACCTTTGAAAACACGGTCATCACCGACCCCAAGGTAAAGATCGACAAGGTCCGCCAGCAGATGGGCATGGTGTTTCAGCACTTCAATCTCTTCCCCAACATGACCATCCGGCGGAACATCACCCTGGCTCCGGTGCGCACCGGCCTGATGAAGCAGGGCGAGGCCGACGAGCTGGCCTCCCAGCTGCTTCAGCGGGTGGACCTGTCCGACAAGGCGGACGCCTACCCCAATCAGCTGTCCGGCGGACAGAAGCAGCGCATCGCCATCGTCCGGGCTCTGGCTATGAAGCCCAAAGTCATGCTCTTTGACGAGCCCACCTCCGCCCTGGACCCCGAGATGGTGGGCGAGGTGCTGGACGTGATGAAGGAGCTGGCTCAGGAGGGCATGACCATGGTGGTGGTCACCCACGAGATGGGCTTCGCCCGGGAGGTGGGGAGCCGTGTCCTCTTCATGGACGGTGGCCATATCCTGGAGCAGAACACCCCCAAGGAGTTCTTTGACCACCCCCAAAACCCCCGAACTCAGCTGTTTTTGTCTAAGGTTTTATAA
- a CDS encoding IS1182 family transposase ISBcl1, which yields MVDTESLVPPEHLLRQVDAAVDFEKLYKIVEASYSKEEGRRSIDPVVLFKIVLLQHLDGNTSLRGTLRRAQTDVAYRWFLRYTLSEELPHFSTVSYNFRHRYTPETIELVFQWILEEAGSAGALTPAAVFIDGTHIKASANLKKKMKQEVPAAAKRYQEELLAEVNADREAHGKKPLDDEEEPPKAGGKKQDNTSKKKQSRRKKAAKKQKTITVSTTDPESGMFHKGEHERCFAYEAHTACDKSGYVLETVVTPGNVHDSVAFDDVYDKLIQSFPEVETVVADAAYKTPHICKKVFRDGRVLSTAYKRPMTMKGGHPWWSYVYDEYYDCVICPEYHILSYRTTNRDGYREYRSDPKICAQCPTRHLCTKSKSFVKTVLRHIWKGYEELADDARYTSEYKQLYARRKETIERVFADAKEKHAMRYTVYRGLAQVSNWVRLKFAAMNLKKLARWKARKRFAPPSSTPSSYILFLINVVPCLASLPDRPFFDKLQDPLLSGSRGFYKTLDKNS from the coding sequence ATGGTGGACACAGAAAGCCTGGTGCCGCCCGAACATCTATTGCGGCAGGTGGATGCAGCGGTAGATTTCGAGAAATTGTACAAAATCGTGGAGGCGTCGTACAGCAAAGAAGAGGGCCGGCGGAGCATCGACCCAGTGGTGCTGTTCAAAATTGTATTGCTGCAGCATTTGGATGGGAATACCTCTTTGCGGGGAACGCTGCGCAGGGCGCAGACAGATGTAGCATACCGGTGGTTTCTGCGATACACGCTGAGTGAGGAGCTGCCCCATTTTTCCACGGTGAGCTACAACTTCCGGCACCGGTACACTCCGGAAACGATAGAGTTGGTGTTTCAGTGGATATTGGAGGAGGCGGGCAGTGCGGGAGCACTGACCCCGGCGGCGGTATTTATAGATGGGACACACATCAAAGCCAGCGCAAATCTGAAGAAGAAAATGAAGCAGGAGGTACCAGCAGCGGCAAAACGATACCAGGAAGAACTGCTGGCGGAAGTGAACGCGGACCGGGAGGCTCATGGAAAAAAGCCACTGGATGATGAAGAAGAACCACCCAAAGCTGGAGGGAAGAAACAGGACAACACCTCAAAAAAAAAGCAGAGCCGGAGGAAGAAAGCGGCAAAAAAGCAGAAAACAATAACGGTATCCACCACAGACCCGGAGAGTGGAATGTTCCACAAAGGGGAGCACGAGCGGTGCTTCGCTTATGAGGCCCATACCGCCTGTGACAAGAGCGGTTACGTATTGGAAACAGTGGTCACCCCCGGAAATGTCCATGACAGCGTGGCGTTTGACGATGTTTACGACAAATTGATTCAATCGTTTCCAGAGGTGGAAACAGTGGTGGCGGACGCTGCCTACAAGACCCCGCATATCTGCAAAAAGGTATTTCGAGATGGCCGGGTATTGTCTACAGCCTACAAGCGGCCCATGACGATGAAGGGTGGACATCCCTGGTGGTCTTACGTCTATGATGAATATTATGACTGCGTGATCTGCCCAGAATACCACATCCTGTCCTACCGCACCACCAACCGGGATGGATACCGTGAATACCGCAGCGATCCGAAAATTTGCGCCCAGTGCCCCACCCGGCATTTATGTACAAAATCCAAAAGCTTCGTAAAGACTGTCCTGCGGCACATCTGGAAGGGCTATGAGGAATTGGCCGATGATGCCAGGTACACCTCGGAGTACAAGCAGCTCTATGCAAGGCGCAAAGAGACCATTGAGCGAGTTTTTGCCGATGCAAAAGAAAAACACGCCATGCGCTATACCGTTTACCGTGGTCTGGCCCAGGTTTCCAACTGGGTGAGGCTTAAATTTGCTGCCATGAACCTCAAAAAGTTGGCAAGATGGAAAGCCAGAAAGCGCTTTGCTCCGCCTTCCTCCACACCCTCCTCCTACATTTTATTCCTCATTAACGTTGTGCCCTGTCTGGCTTCATTACCAGACAGGCCATTTTTCGACAAGCTGCAGGACCCGCTTTTGAGCGGGTCCCGGGGTTTTTATAAAACCTTAGACAAAAACAGCTGA